A single window of Mustela erminea isolate mMusErm1 chromosome 4, mMusErm1.Pri, whole genome shotgun sequence DNA harbors:
- the IL17A gene encoding interleukin-17A, translating into MAPVTTSSMALLLLLSLMAIAKAGIAFPQNPGCPNTEDKNFPQHVKVNLNILNGNTNSRRPSDYHNRSTSPWNLHRNKDPERYPPVIWEAKCRHLGCVSADGTINYHMNSVPIQQEILVLRRESQHCPHSFRLEKMLVAVGCTCVTPIVRHVA; encoded by the exons ATGGCTCCTGTGACAACTTCATCCATG gcactgctgctgctgctgagccTGATGGCTATTGCGAAGGCGGGAATAGCATTCCCACAAAATCCAGGATGCCCAAACACTGAGGACAAGAACTTCCCTCAGCATGTGAAGGTCAATCTGAATATCCTTAACGGGAATACGAACTCCAGAAGGCCCTCAGATTACCACAACCGATCCACGTCACCTTGGAATCTGCA CCGGAACAAGGACCCTGAGAGATACCCCCCTGTGATCTGGGAGGCCAAGTGCCGCCATCTGGGCTGTGTCAGTGCTGACGGGACGATAAACTACCACATGAACTCCGTCCCCATCCAGCAAGAGATCCTGGTTCTGCGAAGGGAGTCTCAGCACTGCCCCCACAGCTTCCGGTTGGAAAAGATGCTGGTGGCCGTGGGCTGCACCTGCGTCACCCCCATTGTGCGCCATGTGGCTTAA